The Tepidisphaeraceae bacterium sequence GCCGCGCAGGTTGATCACGCCGCGGACATAGCCGGGCGTGCGCGGCACGGCCGTGATGTCCATGTAGCCGATGATCTCGCGGACCTTCAGGATCTGCAGGCCATAGCCTTCCTTGCCCAAGCCGAACGTGAGGTACTTCCCCGCATGGGCGGTAGAGGTTGAAAGAGACGCGTTCGGTTCCGTATGCGACATGATGACCTCAAGTGGTGGTAATCCCCTACCGGGTTACGCCACCCTACTATTCGTCACACGCCTCACGGAACTTGATGCGGTTCGCATTTATTCCGCAGATCGCGTTATGGGACGGCGCCAGCGATAGCCGCGCGGGTGAACAGCATCTCGCGGTCGCCATAAAAATTGTTCAGCACGTCGTCCATCACTCGAGACGTTCGCGCCGCCGACGCGGCGGTGCTGGGGGAGGTGGGGTTGCCGGTGGTGAGTTCGGTCACGATTGCTTCGACCAATCCGCTGTGCACGTGTGCTGGCGCGGCGAAGGGGAACTCGTCGGTCGTGCCGCCGTGCGTGAGCCGGACGGGCTCGTGGCCGAAGGTGGAGAGCGAGAGCGTGGCGGTGGTGCCGTGGATCTGAATGAGGTCCTCGTTCGCATCCGCAGCGAAGTTCCAGGATGCGGTGCCGACGGCGCCACCGGCCTCGAACGACATAGCGACGGTGTCCTCGACGCCCGCCGATGCCGGGCCGGTGCGGTTGAGCGCGACGCCGGCGACGTTCGCGAGCGGGCCGAGGAGGAAGTCGAGGATGTCGAGCGTGTGCGAGCCGACATCTAAGAATAGCCCGCCGCCCGAATCGGGCAGGTTCAGTCGCCAGCCGGCGTTTGCGCCGCGGTGGCCGGGGCGCAGCATGCGATAGGTGATGCCGGTGACTGTGCCGAGCGTGCCGGTGTCGATCAGTTCCTTCGCCTTGATGAACCGCTGCATGCCGCGGCGGTAGTAGGCGACGAACAGGGGCAGCTTCCGAGCGGCGAACGCGTCGACCATCTGCTGGCATTCGCCGTGCGTGCGGGCCATGGGCTTCTCGACGTAACACGCCTTACCGGCAGCGGCGACCTTCAGCGCCAGGTCGCGATGGGAGCCGGGCGGCGTGGCGATGTAGATCGCGTTGACGTCGGGATCGCCGATGAGCGCATCGGCATCGTCGTACGAGCGCGGCACGCCGTGGCGCTTCGCGAAGTCGGCGGCCTTGGCGCCGTCGCGCCGCATGACCGCCACCAGTCGCGAGCGCGGCGTCTGGTAGAGCGCCGGTCCGGACTTCACCTCGCACACGTCGCCGCAACCCAGGATACCCCAGCGCACTTCGTCCATCGTCGTCATGCGGCCCATCCCATCCGCAAGGGTGGCGATTGTCCAGCCAACAGGTTTCGCAACAGTTTCGTTCCGGCCGTTGTAATGCGGCGGGGCATTCATAATACTGTTGCCACGACCTCTTGAACGGCCGGAGCTTCACTTCATGAACCAACCTCAGACGACCCCTTGGCCAATCCTGCGTAGTTACGACCGCGATTCACTGGCGCGCATCGCGATGCCGATCGGTGGCATCGGCACAGGCACGATCTCGCTCGGTGGGCGCGGCGATTTGCGCGACTGGGAAAACGTGAACCGGCCCGCCAAGGGCTTTCGACCGAGACAGGCGCTACTGGCGGTCCACGCACGCACTGCAGACGGTCACGCGACCACGCGCGCACTCGAAGGTCCGCTGGACGCCAGCGAGTACGAAGGCGCCGACGGCAGCCACGCCGCCAACCATGGTTTGCCGCGGTTTCGCAATTGCGCGTTTCACGCGGCGTACCCGTTCGGGCAGGTCGAACTCAGCGACCCCGCGGTTCCGGTGACGGCGACGGTCGAGGCGTTCAATCCGCTGGTGCCGGGCGATGCCAATGCCAGCGGTCTGCCGATCGCCGTGCTGCGCGTGCGGCTGCGGAACACGACCGATCAACCCCTTCACGTCGGCGTAATGGCCGCGATGACGAACCACATCGGCGCTGACGGCACCGAGGGCGCACCGGCCAAGAACGTCAACACGTTCCGCAGCGATGCGGGCCTTAGCGGCCTGTTCATGCAGGCCGGTGATGTGCCGGCCACGTCGCACAACTGGGGTTCGCTCGCGCTAACCACGCCCGCCCAATCCGGCCACCACGTCAGCTGCCGACCGGTCGTGCCGATCCACAGTTGGGGCACCGACCTGCTCGACCTGTGGGACGATTTTTCTGCCGACGGCCAACTGGATGATGTGCCGCCCGGCAGCACGCCGGTGCCGAATGATCCATTGGGCGCGTTGGCGGTCTCATTGACGCTGGCGCCGGGGCAATCGTCGGCCATCACGTTCGTGCTGGCCTGGCACTTCCCGAATCGCCCGTCGTGGTCGCCGAATGGCCAAGGCGCGTGGCTGAACAACGGCCGCTGCGCCAGCGGTGATCCGATCATCGGCAACTACTACACGACGCAGTTCACTGACGCCTGGGACGCCGCGGCCAAGGCAACAACCCGGCTGGACGCGCTGGAGCGCGACACGCTCACCTTCGTCCGCGCGTTCTGCGACAGCGCCCTGCCGCCGGCGGTGAAGGAGGCGGCGCTGTTCAACCTGTCGACGCTGCGCACGCAGACCTGCTTCCGCACGCCCGACGGGCGGCTGTACGGCTGGGAAGGCGTGTTCGAACGGCACGGGTCGTGCCTGGGGTCGTGCACGCACGTCTGGAACTACGAGCAGGCCGTGCCGTTCCTGTTCGGCGATCTGGCGCGCACGATGCGCGAGGTCGAGTTCGCCCACGCCACGCGCGACGACGGGCTGATGTCCTTCCGCGTCCACCTGCCATTGGAATTCGCCACCAAGCACGGCATGGCGGCCGCCGACGGGCAGATGGGCTGCGTGATGAAGCTGTACCGCGAGTGGAAGCTGTCGGGCGACGATGCGTGGCTTTCGTCGCTCTGGCCCAAGGCCAAGGCCGCACTGTCGTTCTGCTGGATCAAAGGCGGCTGGGACGCCGACCGCGACGGTGTGATGGAGGGCTGCCAGCACAACACGATGGACGTCGAGTACTACGGCCCCAACCCGCAGATGCAGGGGTGGTACCTCGGTGCGTTGCGCGCGGCCGAGGAAATGGCGAACCATCTGTGTGACGACGCCTTCGCGCGCGAGTGTCGTGGCTTGTTCGAGCGCGGACGGGCGTGGATGGACGAGCACCTGTTTAATGGCCAATACTACGAACACCAAGTTCGTCCCCCCGCCGGTCCCGATTCTATCGCCGACGGCCTGCGGCACCCACGGTTCGGGGCGCGCGATCTGAGTGATCCGGACTTCCAGCTCGGCGCCGGCTGCCTGGTCGACCAACTCGTCGGGCAGTACATGGCCAAGATCTGCGGGCTGGGCGACCTGCACGATCCGCGGCACGTGCGCACGACGCTCGGCAGCATTTTCAAGCACAACCGCCACGAGGAGTTCTTCGACCACTTCAACCCGATGCGTAGCTACGTGCTGGGCGACGAGACGGCATTGGTGATGGCCAGCTACCCGCTCGGCCGGCGGCCGCGGCACCCGTTCCCGTACTTCAACGAGGTGATGACCGGCTTCGAATATACCGCCGCGGTCGGCATGATGCAGGAAGGGCTGCGCGGTGAAGGGCTGCGCGTGATCGAGGCCATCCGCGCCCGCTACGACGGCCGGCGGCGCAACCCGTTCGACGAGGCCGAGTGCGGCCGCCACTACGCCCGGGCCATGGCCAGCTGGGCCGCCGTGGTGGCGCTCACGGGCTTTTCTTACGACGCGCGCACGGCGTCTATTCGCTTTGCGCAAACCGAGCAGCCCGCGACGTTCTTCTGGTCCAATGGCTATGCCTGGGGCACGTTCACGCAGCGTCCCGCGGAGAATGAGATCGAGGCGACGCTCGCGGTGCTGGGCGGTTCGGTGCGCGTGGCGGAACTGATGATCGATGGCCGAGAGCCGGTCCGCCCGTCGACGGCGGTTGTCGTAACGCCGGGTGATCCGTTGACCGTTCGCGTTGGCGCCGCGGCCGGGGTTTAGGACGTCTTCTGTAGGACGGGCATTCCTGCCTGTCTCTCCCCCCGCTCTCCCCCCGTATTCCTTACTGGGGGACGGACATTCTTGTACGCCTCTCGTGCGCTTCGACAGCAGAAAAGCGAACGCGAAGGTCACGAAGGGCGCTCGCGAAGGAGCGCGAAGAAGTCATCGAACGTTTACCGCGGCGGTCTGGGTAAGTGAAACGGCGAATCCGTGCACCATTTTGCACCATTGTGCACCATCGGGTGATGGCGAGGGAGCGGACGAGGCGTTTCGCTTCATCTATTCGGATGTCAAAGAGCACGCTATCCATCTCTACGTTCGCGCTACGCGATTCAGGGGGTGTGGGCGCAACACCCTTTGAATTTCTTCGCGTCCGCCTTCGCGTCCTTCGCGCCTTGGCGCCTCTGCCTCTTCGCCATCGCGGCTCCGCTGCGTGGCAGACAAGAAGAATGTCTGCCCCACCCAAGTGGAAAGACAGAAGAGAGACAGACAAGAACGGACCTATGCACTTGACGAAAGGGCCGCGCAGTTCGTCAAGTGCATAGGTCCGGACAAGAATGTCCGTCCCACCAGAAGAAGGAAGAGACACAGGCAAGAATGCCTGTGCCACAGAAGAGAGAAGAAGGAATACGGGGGGAGAGACAGGCAGGAATGCCTGTCCTACAGAAGCGGGAGAAGGCTCCGCCGCCCCGCATGCGGGGAAGGCGGTCTTACAGCATCGGTTGGCCCGCGTAGGTCGTGCGGCCGGAGTTGCCGGCGGTGTGGTAGATGACGCCGTCGATTGCCACCGCAACACCGGAGAACGAGTCGACCGGGAGCGCGGTCAGTTCGGTCCACGTGTCGGTGTTGAAGTCGTAGGCCAGCACCTCGTTGCGCGCGTCCAGATGGTCGGACTCGCCGCCCACCACGACCGCGCGCGAGCCCAGCGTGAAGACGGTCGACCCGATGTGCGACAGCGGCACCGGGATCGGCGCCTTGGCGGTCCAGGTGTTGGTCTCGGGGTCGTACATGTGGAAGCTGTCGCGCGTCTCCAGGTCCTCGTCGAAGCTGTGCTGCCCGCCGATCGCCCAGACCTTGCCGGCGTAATCGAAGTAGCCCAGGTGGTTGCGGGCGTCAGGCATGTCGGCGAGCGGTTCCCACTCGGTGCCGCCGTCGACCTTCAGGCGCCAGGTTTCGGCGCGGTCGGTGCGTTGGGGCGTGTCGTCACCGCCACCGAAGAAGTAGAGGTAGCCATCGACGTGCACCAACCCGCCACCGGCGCGGGGCTCGGGCAGTGGAACGGTGGCGGTGTACGTGTTGGTGTCGACGTTGTACCGCCACACGTTCACCGACGAGTAGATCTGGTTATAGTTGATGCCGTTGCCGATGTAGGCCCCGGCGAAGTAGATGTCGCGCCCCACCGCCGCCACGCCGGTGTGGGTGATGCGTTCGGGCATGGTGGCCAACTGCGTCCACGAGTTGGTCGCGGGGTCGTACACGTCGGCGCGGTTGCTCGGCCCGGTGACCCCGCTGAACCCGCCGAACACGTACAGCTTGCCGTCGATCACGGCGCGCGTCGCCTCGATGCGGCTGATGGGGCTGGGCGAGTTTAAATTCGACCAGTTGATCTGCGTGAACTCCGACAGCGGGTCGCTCGCGGGGCCGACGTAGTTCACCTCGATGGCGCTCACGACGGCGTTGCCCTGATCGGCGGTGAACTGCAAATTGAGCGTGCCGTCGATCACTTCCAGCGTGGCCTCGCGCACGATGGCGACGCGCGTGCCGGCGACGGCGTGCAGGTCGAGGTCGGTCACGATCTCGCTGCCCTCGGCCAGCACGTCGAACACGCGCTGGCCGTTCTGCTGCAGGATCGGTTCGGCAAAGTGCAGCCGAACCTGGTACTCGCCGGACTCCATCGGCAGCGCATACGTGAACGACGTCCCGGCGCGGTGGTTGGAATAGAGCAACCCGTCGGCGGCGCCGCTGACGTCGAAGATGGCCGGCGACGCGCTGCCACCCGTGGCGCCAGCGTCGGCGGCCCAGGTCTGCGCGTTCGCGTCGGTCAGGTCCGCGCCACCCGCATTGATCGTCAACGCCCCGGGCGTAACGGCGAACAACCGCCGGGCCTCGACGGCCTCGACCAGGGGCAGCACTCGGTTTGATTTTTTGCTCGATGAAATTCGACGATCACGACGCGTCATTGCAACTCCTTGACGCCGAACAAATACAGGTCGTGAAGCACCCACGGTCCCCGATCGTACGACCGCCGCATCTTAGCGGTGGATGTGCGGGTCGTCAGGTCTATTTCTCGTCTTCAGGCCGCGGAAAAAGAGCGGCCCACGAATGAGCACGAAAAAGCACGAATAAGAGACGCATTGCGGGCCTCTCCATTCGTGCTGATTCGTGCCCATTCGTGGGCGGTCTGCTATCGCGGGGGTTATTCCTGCACGCCTTCGATGTTCACCCAGATCGTCACGTCCTCACCGATGCCACCGGGCATGGCGGCCACGCCGTAGTCGCTGCGCTTGATCGTGAACGACGTCTCGTAGCCGGCGCGGTACTTGCCCCAGGGGTCCTTGCCTTCACCGACCTTCTTCAGTTCCACGGTGATGGGCTTGGTGACGCCCTTCAGCGTGAAGTCGCCGACGACCTCGAAGGTGTTGTCGTCGATCTTCTTGGCCGAGGTGCTCTTGAACGACATCGTGGGGAACTGCTTGGCATCGAACCAGTCGGGCCCGCGCAGGTGGTCGTCGCGCTGCGCGTTGGCGGTGTCGATGGCGGCGGTCTTGGCCTCGATGTTGAACGACGGCAGGCCGTCGTCGCCAATCGTGAACGAACCGGTGGGGTCGTTCACGCGGCCCCAGTTGTTGCTGACGCCCAGGTGCTGCACTTTAAAGACGAGGTTCGAGTGGACCGGGTCGACCGTAAACGTCTTGGCCGCCAGCGCTGCCGACGACGCCAGACCGAGCGCGAGCACGGATGCGAAGATACGATTGGAAAGCAGGGACATAGGGTTCTCCTTTTTGATTGTTAAGGGGAAGCGGACGTTTCAGTTCATGTATAGCGTGCCACCCCTATAATGGGATGAGGCCGCTAAGGTTGCAGTTAATTAAGTTGCGTTGTCCGTTCGTCCATCGCACGTGGCCGGATCGGCGGTTGCGCCGGGCTCGCCGGAACAGGTCGCTGCGCCATTGCACGTG is a genomic window containing:
- a CDS encoding Gfo/Idh/MocA family oxidoreductase — encoded protein: MTTMDEVRWGILGCGDVCEVKSGPALYQTPRSRLVAVMRRDGAKAADFAKRHGVPRSYDDADALIGDPDVNAIYIATPPGSHRDLALKVAAAGKACYVEKPMARTHGECQQMVDAFAARKLPLFVAYYRRGMQRFIKAKELIDTGTLGTVTGITYRMLRPGHRGANAGWRLNLPDSGGGLFLDVGSHTLDILDFLLGPLANVAGVALNRTGPASAGVEDTVAMSFEAGGAVGTASWNFAADANEDLIQIHGTTATLSLSTFGHEPVRLTHGGTTDEFPFAAPAHVHSGLVEAIVTELTTGNPTSPSTAASAARTSRVMDDVLNNFYGDREMLFTRAAIAGAVP
- a CDS encoding chemotaxis protein CheW; amino-acid sequence: MSHTEPNASLSTSTAHAGKYLTFGLGKEGYGLQILKVREIIGYMDITAVPRTPGYVRGVINLRG
- a CDS encoding kelch repeat-containing protein; translation: MLPLVEAVEARRLFAVTPGALTINAGGADLTDANAQTWAADAGATGGSASPAIFDVSGAADGLLYSNHRAGTSFTYALPMESGEYQVRLHFAEPILQQNGQRVFDVLAEGSEIVTDLDLHAVAGTRVAIVREATLEVIDGTLNLQFTADQGNAVVSAIEVNYVGPASDPLSEFTQINWSNLNSPSPISRIEATRAVIDGKLYVFGGFSGVTGPSNRADVYDPATNSWTQLATMPERITHTGVAAVGRDIYFAGAYIGNGINYNQIYSSVNVWRYNVDTNTYTATVPLPEPRAGGGLVHVDGYLYFFGGGDDTPQRTDRAETWRLKVDGGTEWEPLADMPDARNHLGYFDYAGKVWAIGGQHSFDEDLETRDSFHMYDPETNTWTAKAPIPVPLSHIGSTVFTLGSRAVVVGGESDHLDARNEVLAYDFNTDTWTELTALPVDSFSGVAVAIDGVIYHTAGNSGRTTYAGQPML
- a CDS encoding GH116 family glycosyl-hydrolase — its product is MNQPQTTPWPILRSYDRDSLARIAMPIGGIGTGTISLGGRGDLRDWENVNRPAKGFRPRQALLAVHARTADGHATTRALEGPLDASEYEGADGSHAANHGLPRFRNCAFHAAYPFGQVELSDPAVPVTATVEAFNPLVPGDANASGLPIAVLRVRLRNTTDQPLHVGVMAAMTNHIGADGTEGAPAKNVNTFRSDAGLSGLFMQAGDVPATSHNWGSLALTTPAQSGHHVSCRPVVPIHSWGTDLLDLWDDFSADGQLDDVPPGSTPVPNDPLGALAVSLTLAPGQSSAITFVLAWHFPNRPSWSPNGQGAWLNNGRCASGDPIIGNYYTTQFTDAWDAAAKATTRLDALERDTLTFVRAFCDSALPPAVKEAALFNLSTLRTQTCFRTPDGRLYGWEGVFERHGSCLGSCTHVWNYEQAVPFLFGDLARTMREVEFAHATRDDGLMSFRVHLPLEFATKHGMAAADGQMGCVMKLYREWKLSGDDAWLSSLWPKAKAALSFCWIKGGWDADRDGVMEGCQHNTMDVEYYGPNPQMQGWYLGALRAAEEMANHLCDDAFARECRGLFERGRAWMDEHLFNGQYYEHQVRPPAGPDSIADGLRHPRFGARDLSDPDFQLGAGCLVDQLVGQYMAKICGLGDLHDPRHVRTTLGSIFKHNRHEEFFDHFNPMRSYVLGDETALVMASYPLGRRPRHPFPYFNEVMTGFEYTAAVGMMQEGLRGEGLRVIEAIRARYDGRRRNPFDEAECGRHYARAMASWAAVVALTGFSYDARTASIRFAQTEQPATFFWSNGYAWGTFTQRPAENEIEATLAVLGGSVRVAELMIDGREPVRPSTAVVVTPGDPLTVRVGAAAGV
- a CDS encoding YceI family protein, which encodes MSLLSNRIFASVLALGLASSAALAAKTFTVDPVHSNLVFKVQHLGVSNNWGRVNDPTGSFTIGDDGLPSFNIEAKTAAIDTANAQRDDHLRGPDWFDAKQFPTMSFKSTSAKKIDDNTFEVVGDFTLKGVTKPITVELKKVGEGKDPWGKYRAGYETSFTIKRSDYGVAAMPGGIGEDVTIWVNIEGVQE